The following nucleotide sequence is from Eschrichtius robustus isolate mEscRob2 chromosome 10, mEscRob2.pri, whole genome shotgun sequence.
TGGGGATTCGGAGAGTTGGATTGTCCCAAGACGCATCAGTGAATGTTCTCAATGTCCTAGAGTCACGCGGACTGGAGGGTCCGCCCGGCCCGGCTGTGGATGAAGGGCGGCGCTCCCTCGCCTGCGCAGCGTCCTTTCTGGCCCGGCCGGGTGGCGCGCTAGCTTTGGGTGTCGCCGGCCGGCAGGAGGCCGAGAAGGGCTGACGCTCTCTCTTCAACACCTCGAGGGTCTCGCTGTCTCTCCTGGCTCCTGCTGTATACCCAGTTCCCTCCTCGCAGCGTCCCCTCTCTCAGGGCACAGACCCTGGTCGATCTCACCTGTCGTCCCAGTTGACAAGGAGAGTTAGGGGCGAAGACGCGTGCGCTTTCCCTCCCTGTCTTTCTTGTTCCCCCGGCTTTACCACGACGCTCCAGGAGACTTCCGGATAAGGCGGCGCTTAAATGTTAAAACCTTCTTCCCTCGTGTGCCCggtgctttacagtttacaaagcgtTTCTATCCCTCTTGACTCGTTTAACTTCAGGTGGACTCTGAGGGAGGGGTCACAAATTCCCATTCACAAATGAGGACACTAGGGAAAGGACTGGATTAACGTTAATGGCGCTGTCAAAGCATTGGACTTGGTaattaaaacacagagaaaggCTCAACCGCTGCATTAACTGGGCGCATAGACTGCCCTTTTCCAGCCCCAATCCCCCAGCCGGGCTTTAGGAAGACAAGGACAAAACCCCTGGGTGGAGGGCTTTCAATTTCTGGCCAGTGCCAACGAGGCAAGGCATCCTGATTTCTGCCTGGGAGAGCCATACTGTCTAGCTGCACACGGAGAACCTTTGAATTTCAACCTGCAAGGATCCATATAGAGATAAGGGAGGCCTAACACCTAGATTCTTCCAAGGTCACAGGGCTGGGTCTGAAATCTGGACCCACTAGCAATAGGGTCAGTGCTgcagctgccccctcctccaggtgGTCATTTACCACCATCAAAGTCAGGAAGGACCAACATCTAGACATGTACCGTCTAATACAGTAGCCATGAGCCACACACTGCTACTGTGCACTTGGCTGTGGCTAGTCCAAACAGATGacctgtaagtgtaaaatacactccAGATTTTAAAGACTTGGTATGAAAAAAGTATCTCAACaacttttatattgattatatgttgaaatgatagtTTGGACATTAAATTGGGTTAAATACAATATATTATTAGTTAAtctcacctgttttttttttaaattaatgcagctaccagaaaaattttaattacacagGCAgattacattatatttctattgggcaGCACTTATTTAGACAAATACCCGTCTGGACTGAATCACATTCACATGTCTTTGTGAACAGGATAGTGCAATCcccagaattaaaaataaaaattaccagtGGTTTTCAGTCTTCTTTCTCACCCCCCCAACTCTTCCCTAGCAAATTAACTCTGCAGAAAGAGGCTGCATTTCTCTTGTCAGAACTCACTTGCTCAAAGATCTTTATTAAAACAGTTCATCTGAACACTCAGGTTTATCTGAAAGCTGCACACCGAGCCTCTGAAATATTTAATGCTAGAAAGTTTTGCTACAGAATCGAAACTTACAAGATTTCTCAAGAGAAAGGTGGGGAaatggttggattttttttttttctttctgattttggtCAGCTTGTTGCTTGAAACAAATAAAGGATACAAAGCAAAGTTAAACACCAGTTTCTTTCTAAAGCTTACTTAACTGATGGCCccaattaattttttctctttcctttttgcatGAGGAGGCTGCCAAGGTACGGCAGAGGGTACCAGGGATGGAAGAGCCAgcccaacaaaatgaaaactgtCATCAACAGGCTCCCTTGAGTCCGGTCATCTCTTTGAATTTTAGTTCACCCATTGGGTCCCAGGCTGCTTGATGAAAAGAAAGCGTGGGCAATGGACAAATGTATTTCTACCTGCCTCAATGGAAAACCGCACTTAGGACCCAGCAGTAATAGCTGCCAAATGATCAGCACATCATGCTCAAAAGATTCACGAAATTATGATATAACCGGTGCCTGGAGGTAATCCAGAGATGCTTGCCATGAGCTCTGTTTCCATTCCTTGGAATAGGGTTAGGCCCTGGGTGGCCCACCCATGCTGCCAGATATGCAACAACCATGATGGGCCCTTAAAGATCATACGGTTGAATTCTGCAGCCCTCTTGTattatagatgggaaaactgggGGTGTGAGTGATGGAACTGGGTTACACTGTGGCGCTGGGGCACCGTCCAGACTCAGAGCCAGGTCTGCAGTTCTCAGAGGCAGGGAAAAGCAGCCCCTGGTCAAGCGAAGCAGAGatctttcccattaaaaaaaaatggttacttCTTTTGCGAATTTGTCCTCCTCACCTTAAGTAGGAAGACACTATCGGAGCCTTTTATTGTAATAACGTAGTCAAAGGCACAAGAGATGGAACTGTGTAAAAAGACCCGAGTTTTGGTAAGTACGGGGAAGAGTGAAGCCATGTGATTCTCCACAATTCCCTTAGCCTCCGGTGTAGACACTACGTTGTGCCTCCTTTAGAGCCAAGGACCCTCCCCGGTAGAATGTCAGAAAGGCACGACCTTTGGAGCTTCGCCTCAGTGAGGGTCCATTGTCTCAGTCCGTGGGCCGAGGatgcctctccccacctcctcccatttTCAAAGCGAACCGGTGTGTACACGGTGCACCAGGAGGCTGCGCCTGAACCTCCGGCTCGGTCCCTCCTATGTGGCTTTCAACTCGATCCTCTCTCCAGTCCTGTCCTCAGGTTTCGTGAATACTGAGTTCGTAAAGGCAGTCGAGGTATCTATGAATTTTCGCCTGTATGCTCGGCTCACATGGCGGACACAAACCGATCCGCTCCGCCTGGATAGGCAGCCGCATGGCGAGCGTGGTAGGCGCCTCCATTGCCCCCTCCGAGCTGCCCACCAGGATTGTAGCAGGGCCCCAGTGCTCCGAACTGGCCGGGCGATGTGCGCCCATAGAAGTCCACTGCAGTCTCGACGCCGCCACTGCTGCCACCCGCGGGGGGCGAAGCGGGCCCGGCCAACCGGCCAGCCGCTGCGAAGAGGGCGCTGCCGGCCCCTTGCGAGTACGCGCCGTCTGGGCCCGCGTAGGCGGCCGCATAGGCGGAAGTGTTGGCAGGTCGGGCGACGGCGCAGCCTGAGGGCTGGTAAGCGGTGGTAGTGGCAGAGGCGCCGGCCGAGGCAAAGGCGCAGGAACCGGAGGGCCCTGACGGCGCGGGGCCCAGTTCTGGGCTGAGCGGCCGCTCAGGCACCAGGCCGAAGACGCGGCACGGGCCTGGGGACGCAGCCGGGTAGTAGACCGGGGGCGGCGCGGCGAGCGACGGCGGGGCATAGCCTGCATAGACGGCGCCCGGGTAAGGCGGGCGCGCAGCAGGCACCCCGCCCGGGAAaatggcggcagcggcggcggccgcggcAGCAGCCGCAGCGGCGGCCGCGTCGTGCATGTAAGCCGGGTAAGTGGAGAGATCAGAGCGCTTGAAGCGCTTGCGGCGGCGCAGGAAGCTGCCGCTCTCGAACATGTCCTCGGCGTTGGGGTCGAGTGCCCAGTAGTTGCCCTTGCCCGGGCGGCCGGCCTCGCGCGGGATCTTGAGGAAGCAGTCGTTGAGTGTGAGGTTGTGGCGGATGCTGTTCTGCCACTTTTTGGGGTTGTCGCGGTAGAAGGGGAAACGCTCGGTGATGAACTTGTAGATGCCGCCCAGCGTGAGGCGGCGCTCCGGCGCGTGCGCGATGGCCATGGCAATGAGCGCAATATAGCTGTAGGGCGGCTTCCCACGCTGCAGGGGGCGCTTCCGCCGCCGCCCGCCAGCGCCGCGACCCGCGGCCTCTGCGGGGACCCCGGCCCCCGCCTCACCGCGCTCCTCCTTCACGGCCGCCAGCGCCtccggctgcggcggcggcggcggtggcggcccGCTCTCCGCCGTCATGGCGCAGCCGTCCCGCGTCCCTGGGGCGTCCCCGCTGCCCGCTGCTGTCGAGGGTCGGGGGCGGGTCTGGGAGCTGCGGAGCCCGGGACGCAGGGTAACGGGAACCGACGCTGGGGCCCTCTGCAGAGAGTTCAGGGTGTCCTCGCAGCTGGCACCGGGAGCACAGCTTTCCTGGCAGGGGCGCCCAGGAGCTTTGGCGCCCGTAGTTTCCGGGCTGGCTCAGTGCGGACAGAGGCTCAAGAGTGTCCCGCCCACCGACGGCTCTGCTCGTGTTCTGGAGCTCGAAGCCAGGCGCCAGCAGCGACGTTGGGACCCGGACGAGGCTCTTGTCGCGGGCTGAAGGGTCCTTTGCGCGCTGGTGCCAGGAGGTCACGGGGTCTGGAATTGGTCCTGGGCTGGAGCGCCTGCATCAGTTCTGGGCTTCCTGCTGATCTGAGGATAACCGTCGAGGTCCTGAGCGCAGAGGAGGCTGCGGGCCCCAAGGTCTGAAACGAGAGCAGTTAGTGCAGGCGTGGGGACACTCTGGTGGGGGCCGCCTAGGCGGCGCCCCTGAGGCCGGGGCCGCCGAAGGCGCGGAGGGCAAGGAGGCGAGGCAAGGCGACGGCGGCGAGGTTGCGGCGCGGGCCAGGCGGGGTGGCCGGCGACTGTTCCTCTCCGCAGGGTTGGCCTCAAGCCGCCAAGACCGCTGGCGAGGCGCTTCCCTGCACACACCCGGACCGGCTCCTCCCTCCGCGGGTTTCTCCTCCTTAAAGGCGCCAGGAAGCTTGGGGCGGTGCCCGTTCCCCGCCCGCCCCCCGACTGCCCGCCCCCTGGGCCTCGGCGCACCTCCCCAGGTAGGAGATGCTGTGGCGGCGCGGCGGGTACACCACACGATCTGAGCATGGAGGTCCCTTGGAGGTCTCCTGGGCCGGTCCTCTGCGCGCCGACGGGGAGACTGAGGTCGGGAGAGGCCAGGAACTGTCTCTGGAGACCTCGGCGCCCGAAGTCAGCGCTTCGGGACTTTACCAGCCTCTATAGAAGGCTGGGACCCGCAGGTGAAAGGAAGGGCTCGCCTCACCTTTTTTGGCTGGAGAGGGTGAGAATTGGCTGAGGGGCGCTTGGTTCTTGAGGGTGGGGGACGAGGAAGGGAGAAGACACTCCAGGTGACTGGCTTCCAAGGTCTTTCAAGGATGATTTATTTTCAAACCCCAACTCAAGGCTGCCCTGGCCATTCCCCATCCAGTCCCTCATCTTTCAGGCAGGATTCCTAGGTCCGATAGAGGAGGTGACTTGCCACGGTTCCACCGCGACTTCGCGGCTTAGCCGAACCTCACACCTGCCTGCGTCTCTGGTAGGAGTGCGTTTCCTCGACATGTACCAGAGGTAGCCACTTTCCCTCGGTGGGTTCCAGGTTCCTCCACTGTACCGAGGTTTTGTATCTCAATTGCTGATATTTAGGGAAAGGCCGCAacacccgcccccccgcccccccccgccctccAATCTTTTATCTTTGGGTGGCTCGGGACCCCTCTCTATGTGATGTGGAGTGACACAGCTTAAAGAGGATGGAGGCTAGGCTTCTGCCCTCTCGCGGCAACCTTCTCCTCCAGTTCGCCCAGCCAGGAAGGCTCCAAGTGGCTCCCAAGACCTCCGGGGGCAGCCGAGCAGCCCCTTCCCGCAGCGGGACGGAGGGCTGCGAGAGGTGGGGGCCGGGGTTGTGGGCGCTCTGGGTGGGCGAGTCTCCCGGGGAAGGGGCGGGCAGACGGGACCCGTCCGCTTCGTGGGTGTCCGGTTTCGGAGTTCGTTTCCCGCCAGCTCCCTAAGGCCTGATTCGGCCTCGCTCAAGACCCCCTGCGGCGGCGGCCCCTAAGGTCTGGGTTCGCAGGGACACTTTGGGCCTGTCCCTTCCCGGTCACAAGCCCTGAATTTTCTCCTCTGAGAACTGGGGGCGGGAAAGCATGTGCGGATGTCAGGGGTGGGGCGTTCTACCCTTAGGATTTCAGGCTCCGGCCGAGACGCAGCTTTCCGCGGGGCTGCGGGTGCAGGGCTGGGCGGAGAGAGCCGCGAGAGCGCGGGCGGCGGCCTTCAGGGGCTTTAGTCGCGTTCTTCGTGGAGATGAGCTCCGGGCAGGTTCAGCCCCGCCAAGCATTGGGCAACTGCCTTCGGAAGAAAGAGGCAAAGAGTTCAGATCCTCGCTCCGGCGACCCGGGTGTGGAAGCAAATTGAACGGTTTGCATGAAGACCTTCCTCAGCGGATTCATGCTCGAAAGACGGGAGAGGCTTTTCACTCGCTCAAAAACCTcccagcttccttccttcctactttcCTCCCAGCAAAGTAACGAAGCTGCGAAAATCCAGGTTTCATCCTGTTACGTttcttcaaagggaaaaaaaaagtttaacatttTAACCAGATACATTATAGCAATCTTTTAATACTGGATTTTGTGGTTCTCTGTATTTCCAAGATTCAGATTTCCAAATGTTAAATTTTGGACCACTATCCTAACGTGAATCCATAAATCAAATAATGGGATTCTGTAGTTCTAAGATTCCATGACCAGAAGTCTAAATTATTTGACTGTGATTATATTCCTATGACTTTAAGCTTCTGGTCAGAGAGTAAAAGCGTATTCCTCATATTTTAAGATGCTGGGAGTAAGATTTTGTGCCTGAAAATATGATGCCACTGCTGGGAGTTGTAGTTTCTCTAGGTTTTAGATATTTTTGCAGCTCTAAGGTACATATAACTTAATTTGAATTCCTGTCTAGGAATGTCTGATTGGAAGATTTGGGTCCTTTAAATCCACATCTCTCTTCttatttaattctaaaatattagTTCTAGATCCACTATTTTATAACTCAAATAATCTAATAATTCTTATAATATTTGTGACCATATGCTTTAATGACTTTATGATAGAGACTTTTAAGCTCCAATTACTATGGTTAGAAACCTCCATGTCTCGCGATATTTTGATCCTCATTGTTTTGTGACTGTGGACCCATTCTAGACAACTGATCCTTTTTCTCAAACTTTGCGGCTACTGAGCTACACCTGTGCAACAAACCAAGCCTTAGCATCCTGAGATTAGATTTATTAAGATTATGATTCTAAGATTTTCATGAACAAAGGATCCTAAAAATTCTATTCCATAAATGTTTTATTCTAATAACACATTTCAAAATTCTGTACTTTGAAGATTCTATGAATCCATGATGTAAAATTTGAATTAAACGATTTGAGTGAACTGGGACAATTCACCCGTTTGGATCAAAACTATACATAAAGATCCCCTCGGTGCCAGGCCATTTCCTCCATTTTCTCTCATCCAGTCTTCCCCTCTTCCCTGGTGCAGTGCTCCTTAACGTGTTTAGGGGTAACAGACCCCATTGAGAACCATTTGTAAGCTGTGGAGTGGGTCCCAGTCCCTTGGAAATCATTCTTCTAGTCCAGCAGCGGTGGGTTGGTGTTGATGTAGGCGGGTGCTGGGTGATTTCCATCCTCTTTGTAGCCGCCTTCAGCCCTgcatgtatccccagcacctttTGGAAAAACCTGTCCCCTCACAGGctattttatgttaaattttggggggaggggaggagtgctGGTGATCTGTAGAAGATGCTGGTAGCTCTTCCCCTAACTGCTTTACCGAGTTTTGAAGTGCCCTCAGAGGGTTTCGTAAATCTAAAGGAGGGGATCCAAGGAGTCATGGAAAATTCCTCCATATCTCTTGACCCAGATGCCCCTTCATGCAGATGCAGAGGTAGCCTGCTCTTCTCCTTAAGGAAATCTTGGAAATCCAAGCTGGAAGGAAACTAGGCCCAGATTGCTGAAGGGCCTTGCTTAAAGTCTTGCAGAGGAGGTTCTACACTGAAAGGGAAACTCAGGTTATTCAGGCTCCTTACCTCCTGGCCCTGAAGCCTCTCTGTCTTTTCCTGAGTTCTCAGAGCCTCACTTGTGCTTAAAGACCTCCTTACGGTGAGACAGTggaaactccaggcccagatgctTGCGAATCAGATCTAAGAATCTCGGCACAGCCAGAACACAGTGACCTCCGTTTGGATTACTCTGGGGCAGTCAGTCAGGGTCAGTGGGCTGTATGGCCTCAGAGTGCCAAAAAGGGGGTCGGTCCTGTGTCACACACTGCCCAGCCGCTAGTCACAGCAGTGGCACGGAGTGAGAGCTCAGATTACAGCTAGCTCATTTACTGGCCCAGCGGCTTTGAGCTATCTGCTGCCCTtcttaggcctcagtttccccatctgtgaagtgggggacTCCCTACCtgtcgccccccccccccttccaggGAGTCAAGAGGATGGAGTAGTGTGCATCGCCAACCCGTCATTATCTTCTtgtcttttaaattgttttcagggTGAAACTTGGTTGTGAAAAAAAGACAAGCTGCTGGGGAAAATTCAAGTCGTTCCCACTCATGTGCGGAAATGAGATGCCCCCCTCAAAGAAGTAGTGGTTGATTAAAGTAAAATGCTTTCTGCCCGCCTAGAAGGGAGAATGTGTGTGGGGAGGGTATTCCAGTCTTCGAGTCTGCGTGGATGTGGCTTTTTTCTGCTCCCACCGACGCGCAGGGATCCCCGGAGCTTGGTCAGGGCAACACAGCTTCTAGCGCTTGCTCGCCATTGGTTCACTTAAATACTGTGAACAGAGAATTATCATCACCCCAGGACCAGGCAGAGAAACTGGGACCCAGAGAGGGGATCCTTCTGCTTCCCATCACCCCGCTTAGCTTGCACCCTGCCACCAGACTCCCGGTTCACCTCAAGGAAGCTCCCAATCCCTGCCTCAGAGCCCCCTCCCAACACTGTTATCTCACCCCGGAATGGGTAGCTCAGGAACCTGCTGGAACATCCAGGAGCTCCGCGGCTGCGGTGAAAAGGGCAAGGCGACTCCGAGAGGATGCGGATTTGTCCCACCTCCCACCTCGCACAGCGAGCCAGGGTTCGAGCGGGCCCTGAGCCCGGGCCTTACCCCCGCCCCCAGGTTAGCTTCTCGGAGCTTTCTCAGGCGCTCAGTGAGCTTTCCTGAGCCAAGGACTGAGGAAGGCAAGGTAAGATCCTAGTCCACTCACACCGAGCGGGAGAGAGCCGGGCTGTGGCAGTGGACTCTCCTGGGAAAGCCGTGGTCCCTAGCGGAGTTGGTGAGAGCAGGACCCCGGGAATTCTCAGCGAGGCCAGCAGGCGCAAGTCGGTTAGATTCTAGGACCTGGGGGGCAGGAGCAGTCCTCTAGAATCATCGGGCATCCTGGTTTCTTGGGTATTCCGAGCTCTATGCACAGCTTTGGGACGCTGAGAAGCAGGGAATATTGTGAATGTTCATTTCGGGCTGCAGAGTTCATGGTTTGCAAGACAATCTCAAAAGGGCCTCTGATTAGTCCCTTTTCCCTCTCAAAGCGGAAACGCACTAGACTGGATTCTAGTACCGCCTGAGGTACAGGAAGATACAGTGACTTgtctcccctccccaggccaggCTCCGCCCGGAGCCCCAGGCCTCTGATTCCAGTCCTtgacccctcctcctgccccacacTGTGA
It contains:
- the FOXE1 gene encoding forkhead box protein E1 → MTAESGPPPPPPPQPEALAAVKEERGEAGAGVPAEAAGRGAGGRRRKRPLQRGKPPYSYIALIAMAIAHAPERRLTLGGIYKFITERFPFYRDNPKKWQNSIRHNLTLNDCFLKIPREAGRPGKGNYWALDPNAEDMFESGSFLRRRKRFKRSDLSTYPAYMHDAAAAAAAAAAAAAAAIFPGGVPAARPPYPGAVYAGYAPPSLAAPPPVYYPAASPGPCRVFGLVPERPLSPELGPAPSGPSGSCAFASAGASATTTAYQPSGCAVARPANTSAYAAAYAGPDGAYSQGAGSALFAAAGRLAGPASPPAGGSSGGVETAVDFYGRTSPGQFGALGPCYNPGGQLGGGNGGAYHARHAAAYPGGADRFVSAM